The Saprospiraceae bacterium genome includes a window with the following:
- a CDS encoding histidine kinase, which translates to MYFTKKYILFFLILLNTNLDLLIGQGENFYNYSIAEGLPQSQVFAICQDSAGYIWAGTQGGGIAIFDGQKFRKLPNGLTTLRSAFISYLFAATDHTVWIGTTQGLFFYKNEKLREIKSSGITSMMVNSITQWDGNIFVGSDKGLFAYDPQKETLTSGSLDFKLSSIVNDVKVVNGQLWVATDKGLFIQKNPEASFTKVSGLPFPNINLIQSDHFGHVLLGVYGYGIIKIDVKSFKITSLYDNKLWSKTKSILILDDDMIWLATENNGIVKLNTCTGEFSGISEDSGLSSSKIRILMEDSWGNIWIGTSGAGLIKKTNQLFKHHNMIDNGFGGNRVYSVTKDKTDKIWMAVSQDNIGYFDGSYFRKVNNDSLKIGVKIKTLAVDTTGALWIGSEGKGVYCLDSTGTKRFQTSDGSIADDWIIQVIADVENKIWIATRSSGIQCIIRDSDSTFQTLHFNKLNGLPDKYIQSMAEDKKSGRLWFGCRNGSVGYIDKKFKIDVFDKKNGLPEKPVNCITLDNAGNCYLGISGAGVFWTPYFSATSKINFSKITLPDKTYSTNIYSMACDSKENLWVGTENGVYKFIKGPSSELTFDMQHFKREDGFLGIENCHNSISIDDNDNIWFGTMNGLVYYNARFETGVKAPPRLRLSEILLFNKPIGKSEYEPCFSSFADTDVSKLPYHQNHLSFSFDAVHLNYPDKLKYRYMLEGADPNWSSWSEEKRINFSGIAPGNYLFRVQSTFDENQVSNTTQVHFIISKPFWEESWFRILLFLMGAGIIIMVIKIREAAIKKKVKAQNRELSLKNELLTLEQKALQLQMNPHFIFNALNSIQSLVVNNDPEAARAQIQNFALLMRGILNTSRSKTVSLNTEIDLLTKYLTMEQFCQKNKFNFSIEISNEINAEETELPTMLIQPFVENAVIHGISHLSSPGDIKINFELEDQTLTCIITDNGVGRKRASELSPSKEGHTSLGMEVTGQRLDAMKNQPAEAGKQIIDLYDDSGHAAGTKVILKIPVHLTL; encoded by the coding sequence ATGTATTTTACTAAGAAATATATTTTGTTTTTCCTGATCCTGTTGAACACAAATTTAGACTTACTAATCGGTCAGGGTGAAAATTTTTATAATTATTCTATAGCTGAGGGATTACCCCAATCTCAGGTTTTTGCCATTTGCCAGGATAGTGCCGGTTATATCTGGGCTGGTACGCAAGGTGGCGGTATTGCCATTTTTGATGGTCAGAAATTCAGAAAACTCCCGAATGGATTAACAACTTTAAGATCAGCATTTATTAGTTATTTATTTGCAGCAACCGATCACACTGTATGGATTGGCACAACACAGGGATTGTTTTTTTACAAAAATGAAAAACTACGTGAAATAAAATCATCAGGAATAACATCAATGATGGTCAACAGTATTACACAGTGGGATGGTAATATATTCGTCGGCAGTGATAAAGGTTTATTTGCTTATGATCCACAGAAAGAAACGCTTACATCCGGCTCATTAGATTTTAAATTGTCCTCCATAGTAAACGATGTCAAGGTTGTCAACGGACAACTTTGGGTAGCAACGGATAAAGGACTCTTTATTCAAAAAAATCCCGAAGCATCATTTACGAAAGTATCCGGGCTGCCTTTTCCAAATATTAATCTCATACAAAGTGATCATTTCGGACATGTTTTATTGGGTGTCTATGGTTATGGGATTATCAAAATAGATGTAAAATCCTTTAAAATAACTTCCCTGTATGACAATAAATTATGGAGTAAAACAAAATCTATATTGATACTAGACGATGACATGATCTGGTTAGCCACTGAAAACAATGGCATTGTAAAATTGAATACATGCACGGGCGAATTCTCAGGCATTTCAGAAGATTCCGGGCTTTCCAGCAGTAAAATCAGAATATTGATGGAAGATAGTTGGGGTAATATCTGGATAGGGACCTCAGGTGCAGGACTTATCAAAAAAACAAATCAATTATTCAAACATCACAATATGATTGACAATGGTTTTGGTGGCAATCGGGTGTATTCGGTTACGAAAGATAAAACAGACAAAATCTGGATGGCTGTCAGTCAGGACAACATTGGGTATTTTGATGGTTCTTACTTCAGAAAAGTGAATAATGATTCCTTGAAAATTGGTGTGAAAATCAAAACACTGGCCGTGGACACAACGGGTGCATTATGGATCGGTTCAGAAGGGAAAGGAGTTTATTGTCTGGATTCGACCGGTACAAAAAGATTTCAAACATCTGATGGCTCCATTGCAGACGACTGGATTATCCAGGTGATTGCGGATGTTGAAAACAAAATCTGGATTGCTACCCGTTCATCCGGTATCCAATGTATAATCCGCGATAGTGATTCAACATTTCAAACGCTTCACTTCAACAAACTAAATGGTCTTCCTGACAAATATATTCAAAGTATGGCTGAAGATAAAAAAAGCGGAAGATTATGGTTTGGGTGTCGGAACGGGAGTGTTGGTTACATAGATAAAAAATTCAAAATCGATGTATTTGACAAAAAAAATGGCTTGCCTGAAAAACCGGTAAATTGTATCACTTTAGATAATGCCGGAAACTGTTATTTGGGTATATCAGGAGCAGGCGTTTTTTGGACGCCATACTTTTCGGCAACTTCCAAAATTAATTTCAGTAAAATCACATTGCCTGACAAGACCTATTCCACCAATATATATTCAATGGCATGTGATTCAAAAGAAAATTTGTGGGTTGGTACGGAAAACGGCGTGTACAAATTTATCAAAGGTCCATCATCTGAATTAACATTTGATATGCAACACTTCAAAAGAGAAGATGGATTTTTAGGTATCGAAAACTGCCACAATAGTATCAGTATCGATGACAATGATAATATTTGGTTTGGCACTATGAATGGTTTGGTGTACTACAATGCTCGTTTTGAAACAGGAGTGAAAGCTCCGCCCAGGCTCCGATTATCTGAAATTTTATTGTTTAACAAACCCATCGGAAAGTCTGAGTATGAACCGTGTTTTTCAAGTTTTGCAGATACTGATGTTTCAAAATTACCTTACCATCAAAATCACCTGAGTTTCAGTTTTGATGCAGTCCATCTGAATTATCCGGACAAACTTAAGTATCGTTACATGTTGGAAGGAGCTGACCCAAACTGGTCATCCTGGAGTGAAGAAAAAAGGATTAATTTTTCCGGAATTGCGCCAGGAAATTATTTGTTTCGGGTACAATCCACTTTTGATGAAAATCAGGTAAGCAATACAACACAGGTGCATTTCATCATCAGCAAACCTTTTTGGGAAGAAAGTTGGTTCAGAATACTGTTGTTTTTAATGGGTGCGGGAATAATCATTATGGTAATTAAAATCAGAGAAGCTGCCATTAAGAAAAAAGTGAAGGCACAAAACCGTGAATTAAGTTTAAAAAATGAGCTTTTGACTTTAGAACAAAAAGCCCTTCAATTACAAATGAACCCACATTTTATTTTTAATGCGCTCAATAGTATCCAGTCTTTGGTCGTGAACAATGATCCGGAAGCAGCTCGTGCCCAAATACAAAACTTTGCGTTGTTGATGAGAGGAATTTTAAATACTTCCCGGAGTAAAACAGTAAGTTTGAATACAGAAATTGACTTGTTGACAAAGTATCTGACGATGGAACAGTTTTGCCAAAAAAATAAGTTTAATTTTTCAATCGAAATCAGCAATGAAATCAATGCGGAAGAAACAGAATTGCCCACGATGCTGATCCAGCCTTTTGTGGAAAATGCAGTCATTCATGGTATATCTCATTTGTCATCTCCCGGTGATATCAAGATCAATTTTGAACTGGAAGACCAGACTTTAACCTGCATTATTACGGATAACGGCGTTGGTAGAAAAAGAGCATCTGAATTATCTCCCAGCAAAGAAGGACACACATCCTTGGGCATGGAAGTCACTGGTCAAAGACTGGATGCCATGAAAAACCAACCGGCTGAAGCAGGCAAACAAATCATTGATCTGTACGATGACTCCGGCCATGCTGCAGGAACAAAAGTCATTTTAAAAATTCCGGTACATTTAACTTTATAA
- a CDS encoding VWA domain-containing protein — translation MRNIKFIFLFISCLFSLHLSAQNEYKTTKTESPYFKSPNNDKDLDDLPLKSTKASVKIVDIIADVTIEQTYTNQGNKPIEAIYVFPMSDKAAVYSLEMYVGTRVIKAVIKEKNAARTEYENAKSDGYRASLMEQERPNVFTMNVANINPSDTIKVVVRYTEFILPDEGVYSFVFPTVVGPRYNTKGSKASFAAQPYSKSGEKPTMNFALDLSLLSNIPISSASCKTHKIIINKPNERTASLSLTTDEILSANRDFILNYTLKGKGIESGVQLYDHGNEKFFMALIQPPKRVVNDEIPPREYIFIVDISGSMHGFPLGVSKKLLSNLISNLKSSDRFNVVLFAGSAEVMSPTSLTANKLNIESAIRFIDNYNGGGSTELLGALQTSLNLPRASKSLSRSAIIVTDGYVTVEKEAMDLIKNNLNTTNVFAFGIGGSVNRYLINGLAHAGGGLPFVITEESEADSIATKFRKYIQTPVLSNIKVTYEGIKPYDLIYEKLPDLMAERPVVIIGKYTGKPEGKIKLSGNTGKGKFNKEMIIDKKMLSEDHNAIRYFWAREKIQGLSDYGDSAPDSHTISEITKLGLNYNLMTEYTSFVAVDKQQKITREGKLDVVEQVLPMPQGVSNYAIGADFNMMGSFLAVSPGKFDTVWLMLFTAAFILLVALLIRNLYLKAHIYRDFIRKF, via the coding sequence ATGAGAAACATCAAATTTATTTTTCTTTTCATTTCTTGTTTATTTTCACTTCATTTATCAGCCCAAAATGAATACAAGACTACAAAAACAGAATCCCCGTATTTCAAATCACCAAATAACGATAAAGATCTGGATGATTTGCCGCTTAAATCAACGAAAGCTTCTGTCAAAATTGTCGATATCATAGCGGATGTCACTATCGAACAAACGTACACTAATCAGGGTAATAAACCCATTGAAGCGATCTATGTCTTTCCTATGTCTGATAAGGCAGCAGTTTACAGTCTGGAGATGTATGTCGGAACCAGAGTGATTAAAGCAGTCATAAAAGAAAAAAATGCAGCCAGAACAGAATATGAAAATGCAAAATCGGATGGATATAGGGCATCACTAATGGAGCAGGAGAGACCCAATGTATTTACGATGAATGTTGCAAATATTAATCCATCGGATACCATTAAGGTAGTGGTCAGATATACAGAGTTTATACTTCCTGATGAGGGGGTATATAGTTTTGTTTTCCCGACGGTGGTAGGTCCCCGGTATAATACAAAAGGATCCAAAGCAAGTTTTGCAGCACAACCATATTCAAAAAGCGGAGAAAAACCAACCATGAATTTCGCATTGGATCTGTCGTTGTTAAGTAACATTCCAATCTCGTCTGCATCGTGCAAGACACACAAAATAATCATCAATAAACCCAATGAAAGAACTGCATCTCTCAGCCTGACCACAGATGAAATTTTATCTGCAAACAGAGATTTTATACTTAATTATACCTTAAAAGGCAAAGGCATTGAAAGTGGTGTGCAGTTGTATGATCATGGAAACGAAAAGTTTTTTATGGCATTGATTCAGCCTCCCAAAAGAGTTGTCAATGACGAAATACCCCCCAGAGAATATATTTTTATTGTGGATATTTCCGGCTCAATGCATGGCTTTCCTTTGGGCGTAAGCAAAAAACTTCTCAGTAACCTGATTTCAAATTTAAAATCTTCTGATCGTTTTAATGTTGTTCTTTTTGCAGGTAGTGCAGAAGTTATGTCGCCCACTTCATTAACAGCTAATAAATTAAATATCGAATCTGCTATAAGATTTATTGACAACTACAATGGCGGAGGAAGTACAGAATTACTGGGTGCATTACAGACATCCCTGAATTTGCCCAGAGCATCCAAATCTCTTTCAAGATCAGCAATCATCGTCACAGACGGGTATGTTACCGTTGAAAAAGAAGCAATGGATTTGATAAAAAACAACCTTAATACCACCAATGTATTTGCATTTGGAATCGGTGGAAGCGTCAACCGATATCTCATCAATGGATTGGCTCATGCCGGTGGTGGACTTCCCTTTGTGATCACGGAAGAAAGTGAGGCGGACAGTATAGCCACAAAATTCAGGAAATATATCCAGACACCCGTACTTTCAAATATCAAAGTGACTTATGAAGGAATTAAACCGTATGATCTGATTTATGAAAAACTTCCCGATCTGATGGCGGAAAGACCTGTTGTCATCATTGGAAAATACACAGGAAAACCGGAAGGCAAAATCAAGTTGTCCGGCAACACAGGGAAAGGAAAATTTAATAAAGAAATGATTATTGACAAAAAAATGCTTTCTGAAGACCACAATGCAATACGGTATTTTTGGGCAAGAGAAAAAATTCAGGGTTTAAGTGATTATGGGGATTCCGCACCGGATAGTCACACCATTTCTGAAATTACAAAACTAGGTCTTAACTATAATCTGATGACTGAATATACATCATTTGTTGCTGTTGATAAACAACAGAAAATAACTAGGGAAGGTAAATTGGATGTTGTCGAACAAGTATTACCAATGCCTCAGGGCGTTTCAAACTATGCGATTGGGGCTGATTTTAATATGATGGGAAGTTTCCTGGCTGTATCTCCGGGTAAGTTTGATACAGTCTGGTTAATGCTATTCACAGCAGCCTTTATATTGTTAGTTGCTTTATTGATTAGAAATCTTTATCTAAAAGCTCATATCTACCGCGATTTTATCCGTAAGTTTTAG
- a CDS encoding response regulator transcription factor has protein sequence MENIRLTAIIVEDMPEATQMLMTDLQTYCKDITVTGTANSVVNAAKLIRQQTPDIIFLDISLGDGTGFDVLEIFPDLKSQIIFITAHEEFALRAFRYAATDYLLKPIDADLLKKAVDKVKNLKVNMAPAFEILKETIKNPHHLPARISLSTMDKIHIVSIVDIVRCEADGNNTWFILNGGEKIYVTKTLKYFEEILTRHQFIRAHQSHLVNLNYLLEFSKKDGGFLRLKNGHEIPVSVRKKPEIMLMLDNLG, from the coding sequence ATGGAAAACATCAGGCTTACTGCCATCATTGTGGAAGACATGCCGGAAGCAACTCAAATGCTGATGACGGATCTTCAGACTTACTGCAAGGATATCACCGTAACAGGAACAGCCAATAGTGTGGTCAATGCGGCAAAGCTTATCCGTCAACAAACGCCTGATATAATTTTCCTGGATATTTCATTGGGAGATGGAACCGGTTTTGATGTTTTGGAGATATTTCCAGACCTGAAATCTCAAATTATTTTTATCACAGCCCATGAAGAATTTGCACTCCGGGCATTTCGTTATGCAGCTACCGATTATTTACTCAAACCCATAGATGCAGATCTTCTGAAAAAAGCTGTTGATAAAGTCAAAAATCTGAAGGTGAATATGGCACCCGCTTTTGAGATATTGAAAGAGACGATAAAAAATCCGCACCACTTACCTGCCAGGATATCGCTCAGTACGATGGATAAGATTCACATCGTCAGTATTGTGGATATAGTACGCTGTGAAGCTGATGGGAATAATACGTGGTTTATTCTGAATGGCGGGGAGAAAATTTATGTCACAAAAACCCTAAAGTATTTTGAAGAAATTCTGACCCGGCATCAGTTTATCAGAGCTCATCAATCTCATCTGGTCAACTTAAACTACCTGCTGGAATTCTCAAAGAAAGATGGTGGGTTTTTGCGCCTGAAAAACGGGCATGAGATTCCTGTTTCTGTCCGGAAAAAACCTGAAATTATGTTGATGCTGGATAATCTGGGATGA